In a genomic window of Streptomyces sp. NBC_01231:
- a CDS encoding MFS transporter has protein sequence MTLSPARLPVTGVRKLTATLYGYAFLDDFVLLYPVYALLFADTGLSIWQISSLFVLWSLTGVLLEVPSGAWADAVSRRLLLWLGPLLTSVGFALWVLAPSYWAFAVGFVLWGVRGALGSGALEALVYEELVRLGAADRYARVMGRARAAGLLAVMASMAAAGPVFAFGGYPAVGAASVLACLLTAVAATRFPEHRTPGTGGDNWAATLRDGLAAARGDRSLRRALLLVPAVGAVWGALDEYTPLLVRDTGVPDRMVPYLLLLIWAGATAGSLLAGPAERLGSRGLGALLGVGALALALGAGARTPAGLVLVALAFGGFQLATVLADVRLQHRIEDTGRATLTSVASLGTELATIVVYGAYATLAQSASHATVFALFAVPYLVTALLLANGTRMPVNGTRDGKERGWPDR, from the coding sequence ATGACACTCTCACCTGCGCGCCTGCCCGTCACCGGTGTCCGGAAACTCACGGCCACGCTGTACGGCTACGCGTTCCTCGACGACTTCGTCCTGCTCTACCCGGTGTACGCGCTGCTGTTCGCCGACACCGGTCTGTCGATCTGGCAGATCTCCTCCCTGTTCGTCCTGTGGTCCCTCACCGGCGTCCTGCTGGAGGTCCCCTCCGGAGCCTGGGCCGACGCGGTCTCGCGCCGGCTGCTGCTGTGGCTCGGCCCGCTGCTCACCTCGGTCGGCTTCGCCCTGTGGGTCCTGGCCCCGTCGTACTGGGCCTTCGCGGTCGGCTTCGTGCTGTGGGGGGTGCGTGGAGCGCTCGGCTCCGGCGCGCTGGAGGCCCTGGTGTACGAGGAACTGGTCCGGCTGGGCGCGGCCGACCGGTATGCCCGCGTCATGGGCCGGGCCAGGGCCGCGGGACTGCTGGCCGTGATGGCCTCGATGGCGGCCGCCGGCCCCGTGTTCGCGTTCGGCGGCTACCCGGCGGTCGGCGCCGCGAGCGTCCTGGCCTGCCTGCTCACCGCGGTGGCCGCGACCCGGTTCCCGGAGCACCGGACGCCGGGGACCGGCGGCGACAACTGGGCCGCGACCCTGCGGGACGGACTCGCCGCGGCTCGTGGCGACCGGTCGCTGCGCCGGGCGCTGCTGCTCGTTCCGGCCGTCGGTGCCGTGTGGGGTGCGCTCGACGAGTACACGCCGCTGCTGGTGCGGGACACCGGCGTACCGGACCGGATGGTCCCGTATCTGCTCCTGCTGATCTGGGCGGGGGCCACGGCCGGGAGCCTGCTGGCCGGTCCCGCGGAGCGACTCGGCAGCCGCGGGCTCGGCGCTCTGCTCGGGGTCGGCGCGCTCGCCCTGGCATTGGGCGCGGGTGCGCGGACACCGGCCGGCCTCGTCCTCGTGGCCCTCGCCTTCGGCGGTTTCCAGCTCGCGACCGTGCTCGCCGACGTCCGCCTCCAGCACCGCATCGAGGACACCGGGCGGGCCACCCTGACCTCGGTCGCGAGCCTGGGCACCGAACTGGCCACGATCGTCGTGTACGGCGCGTACGCGACCCTCGCCCAAAGCGCCTCCCACGCCACCGTGTTCGCGCTGTTCGCCGTGCCGTACCTGGTCACGGCCCTACTGCTGGCGAACGGAACACGAATGCCGGTGAACGGCACACGGGATGGCAAGGAGCGCGGGTGGCCCGACCGGTGA